One uncultured Flavobacterium sp. genomic window carries:
- the metH gene encoding methionine synthase encodes MAEKRRDLVLAGLEPLIITPESVFVNIGERTNVTGSRKFLRLIKEEKYDEALDIARQQVEGGAQIIDINMDEGMLDGVQAMTKFLNLIASEPDISRVPIMIDSSKWEIIEAGLKVVQGKSVVNSISLKEGEEAFIHHAKLIKRYGAAAIIMAFDEVGQADNFDRRVEICQRSYDILVNKVNFPPQDIIFDLNIFPVATGMEEHRLNALDFFRGTKWVRENLPHAHISGGVSNVSFSFRGNDTVREAMHSVFLYHAIKNGMTMGIVNPEMLTIYDDIPKDLLEHVEDVILDRRDDATERLLDFAENVKGEVKSDEKAVQEWRLGTVQERITHSLVKGVDAFIEEDVEEARLAATKPIEVIEINLMTGMNVVGDLFGSGKMFLPQVVKSARVMKKAVAYLLPYIEASKQAGDKQGNGKILMATVKGDVHDIGKNIVSVVLACNNYEIVDLGVMVPPEKIIAAAIEHNVDIIGLSGLITPSLDEMVYLAKELDKQGIKIPIMIGGATTSRAHTAVKIAPQYRETVIHVNDASRAVTVAGNLLDHNRKIYASDIRAEYDAFRETFLNRSRDKNFLTIEQARKNKLQLDWDEYTPTKPKVIGKQIVEVDLDVLVPYIDWTPFFRTWELFGKYPAILTDEVVGKEATSVFADAQAMLKVILAEKKLSAKGIYGIFPANQIDDDDIELRDENGKVLEKFLTLRQQSQKTKGAPNIALSDFILPKDSGIADYMGAFCVTTGFGVDEWAAEFEKDLDDYNSIMVKALADRFAEAFAEYLHEKVRMEFWGYDPGETLSKEDLIEENYKGIRPAPGYPACPDHLEKPTIWKLLNVAEEIGVTLTESMAMWPASSVSGYYFGNPKSKYFGLGKIKEDQVVDYAKRRNVPTDYAMKWLNPNIAD; translated from the coding sequence TTAATCAAGGAAGAGAAATATGACGAGGCACTTGATATTGCAAGACAACAAGTAGAAGGTGGAGCACAGATCATCGATATTAATATGGATGAAGGAATGCTCGATGGTGTTCAGGCAATGACAAAGTTTTTGAATTTAATTGCATCTGAACCGGATATTTCGCGAGTGCCGATTATGATCGACAGCTCGAAATGGGAAATCATCGAAGCGGGTCTTAAAGTAGTACAAGGAAAAAGCGTCGTAAACTCGATTTCGTTGAAAGAAGGAGAAGAAGCCTTTATTCACCACGCTAAATTAATCAAACGTTACGGAGCGGCGGCAATTATCATGGCTTTTGACGAAGTTGGTCAGGCTGATAATTTTGACCGAAGAGTTGAAATCTGTCAGCGTTCGTATGATATTTTGGTAAACAAAGTAAATTTTCCTCCGCAAGATATTATTTTCGATTTGAATATTTTTCCGGTTGCAACCGGAATGGAAGAACATCGTTTGAATGCTTTGGACTTTTTTAGAGGTACAAAATGGGTTCGCGAGAATTTACCTCATGCACATATTAGTGGTGGTGTGAGTAACGTTTCATTTTCTTTTAGAGGAAATGATACGGTTCGTGAAGCGATGCACTCGGTGTTTTTATATCACGCGATCAAGAACGGAATGACGATGGGAATCGTAAATCCAGAGATGTTGACGATTTACGATGATATTCCGAAAGACTTATTAGAACACGTTGAAGACGTAATTCTGGACAGACGTGATGATGCGACCGAAAGACTTTTGGATTTTGCTGAGAATGTAAAAGGCGAAGTAAAAAGTGATGAAAAAGCGGTTCAGGAATGGCGTTTAGGCACGGTTCAGGAACGTATAACGCATTCATTAGTAAAAGGAGTTGATGCTTTTATTGAAGAAGATGTTGAGGAAGCACGTTTGGCAGCAACAAAACCTATTGAAGTTATCGAAATCAATTTGATGACGGGAATGAACGTTGTTGGAGATTTATTCGGTAGCGGAAAAATGTTTTTGCCTCAGGTAGTAAAATCGGCACGTGTGATGAAAAAAGCTGTTGCTTATTTATTGCCTTATATTGAAGCAAGTAAGCAAGCCGGAGATAAACAAGGAAATGGAAAAATATTGATGGCAACTGTAAAAGGTGACGTTCACGATATTGGTAAAAATATTGTTTCGGTAGTTTTGGCGTGTAACAATTATGAGATTGTAGATCTTGGTGTTATGGTGCCTCCGGAAAAAATTATTGCTGCGGCGATCGAGCATAACGTAGACATTATTGGTTTAAGCGGATTGATCACACCTTCGCTTGACGAAATGGTTTATCTGGCAAAAGAATTAGACAAACAAGGAATTAAAATTCCGATTATGATTGGTGGAGCAACGACTTCGCGCGCGCATACAGCCGTGAAAATCGCTCCGCAATATAGAGAAACTGTAATTCACGTAAACGATGCTTCACGCGCCGTTACCGTTGCAGGAAATTTGTTAGATCATAACCGTAAAATATATGCAAGCGATATTCGTGCTGAATACGATGCGTTTAGAGAAACATTTTTGAATCGTTCGCGAGACAAAAACTTCCTAACGATTGAACAAGCACGTAAAAACAAATTGCAATTGGACTGGGACGAATATACTCCGACTAAACCAAAAGTAATTGGTAAACAAATTGTCGAAGTAGATTTGGATGTTTTGGTTCCGTACATCGACTGGACGCCATTTTTTAGAACATGGGAATTGTTCGGGAAATATCCGGCAATCTTGACAGATGAGGTTGTGGGTAAAGAAGCAACTTCGGTTTTTGCAGATGCTCAGGCGATGCTGAAAGTAATTTTAGCAGAGAAAAAATTATCGGCAAAAGGTATTTACGGAATTTTCCCTGCAAATCAGATTGATGATGACGATATCGAATTGCGTGATGAAAACGGAAAAGTTCTGGAGAAATTCTTAACACTTCGTCAACAATCGCAAAAAACAAAAGGTGCGCCAAACATAGCTTTATCTGATTTTATCTTGCCAAAAGATAGCGGAATTGCAGATTATATGGGAGCTTTTTGTGTGACAACAGGTTTTGGTGTAGACGAATGGGCAGCTGAATTCGAGAAAGATCTGGATGATTATAATTCGATTATGGTAAAAGCATTAGCTGATCGTTTTGCTGAGGCTTTCGCCGAATATCTTCACGAAAAAGTTCGTATGGAATTTTGGGGCTATGACCCGGGAGAAACATTATCTAAAGAAGATTTGATCGAAGAAAATTACAAAGGAATTCGTCCTGCGCCAGGATATCCGGCTTGTCCGGATCACTTAGAGAAACCAACAATTTGGAAACTCTTAAATGTGGCCGAAGAAATTGGAGTTACGCTGACAGAAAGCATGGCGATGTGGCCGGCTTCTTCAGTTTCAGGATATTATTTCGGGAATCCGAAAAGTAAGTATTTCGGACTCGGAAAAATAAAAGAAGATCAGGTGGTAGATTATGCTAAACGACGCAATGTTCCAACTGATTATGCAATGAAATGGTTAAACCCTAATATAGCAGATTAA
- a CDS encoding four helix bundle protein, whose product MEYSKLEVWQEARKLVNLLYDSSKLFPKEELFGLTNQMRRAAISIPSNIAEGCGRQTSKETIHFLHISRGSLYELETQYYLALDQKYIDESTFNVVLEQIKTCKKLLNGFINYYKKLI is encoded by the coding sequence ATGGAATACAGTAAATTGGAAGTTTGGCAGGAAGCACGGAAATTGGTGAATTTATTGTATGATTCTTCTAAACTGTTTCCAAAAGAAGAATTATTTGGATTGACTAATCAAATGAGAAGAGCGGCGATTTCAATACCGTCAAATATTGCTGAGGGTTGTGGACGGCAGACATCAAAAGAAACAATACATTTTCTTCATATTTCAAGAGGATCATTGTATGAATTAGAAACCCAGTATTATTTGGCATTGGATCAAAAATATATTGATGAGAGTACATTTAATGTTGTCTTGGAACAGATTAAAACTTGCAAAAAGTTATTAAACGGGTTTATTAACTATTATAAAAAATTAATATAG